The genomic interval TCTAGGCGTTGACTAGTCCGGCGATCTGACAGATCATGAGCTGGTCGCAACCATGCCAAGGGGGGTTCTGGTGAAGTCAGTTAGTTCTGTGTTCGGGGGCCGCAAGAGCATCGTTCTTCTGGTGCTGATCGTTTTGCTGGCCGTGACGGTCCCGGCGACCGCCGCCTCAGCGGCGCCGGCCTGGGCGCCGGCGGCCAGTGCGCCGATCCATCCCGGGGTCATGGTGACCACCGGCCCGGGCGCGTGCACCTCGAACTTCGTGTTTTACGACAACAGCCACGTCTACCTCGGACAGGCTGCACACTGCTCGACCACCGGGGCGGCCACCGATGTGAACGGCTGCACGGCGCCGTCGCTGCCTCTGGGAACCCCGGTGACGGTCAACGGAGCAACCAAACCCGGAACCCTGGTCTACAACTCCTGGCTGACGATGCAATCCCTGGGCGAGCCCCATTTCGACACCTGCATGTACAACGACCTGGCTTTGATCCGTCTCGATCCGGCGGACTTCGGCCGCGTGAACCCGTCGATCCCCCACTGGGGCGGACCCAACGGCATCAACACCACCGGGTCGCCGGTGAATGAGTATGTATACAGCTACGGGAACTCGCCGCTGCGCCTTGGACTGGAGTTGCTTGCGCCGAAGCTCGGATTCAGCCAGGGCGACCGGGGCGCCGGCTGGAGCCACACGGCCC from Actinomycetota bacterium carries:
- a CDS encoding serine protease; its protein translation is MKSVSSVFGGRKSIVLLVLIVLLAVTVPATAASAAPAWAPAASAPIHPGVMVTTGPGACTSNFVFYDNSHVYLGQAAHCSTTGAATDVNGCTAPSLPLGTPVTVNGATKPGTLVYNSWLTMQSLGEPHFDTCMYNDLALIRLDPADFGRVNPSIPHWGGPNGINTTGSPVNEYVYSYGNSPLRLGLELLAPKLGFSQGDRGAGWSHTALVLTPGIPGDSGSAFLDRSGKALGVLSTVEVAVPGGLTNGVGDIGRELSYMKANVPELSGVQLAKGTVPFNANQLPLGPLPLIGGLLGPLGL